AGGAACAGCTGGTTGATGCGGTGCGGCGGCTCGGGCGTCGGCCACCAGGCGTCCGGGCCCTCGGTCTCGGTGTAGCGGTCCCGCCGGCAGGGGATGGGGATCCGCGTGAGCTCGATGCCCGTCACGCTGGTACGGAACACCACGTCGTTCGGGTAGTCGGCCGGCAGACCTGCGTCGCGAAGCTTGCGCGCCACGCCGAGGCGGCGGAACTGCTCCATGGTGCGCGCCGCCACGTGGTTGCACTTGACGTTGGGCGGCTCGGCGTAGCGCCGCGTCTCGACCACGAGCACCTTCACGCCGCGCGAGGCCAGGTCCATGGCGAGCGTCAGGCCCACCGGGCCGGCGCCGACGACGAGCACGTCGGCGTTCACTTCTTCCTCTTCATGCATGTCGTGCGTTCAGTCCAGCTTGATGTTCGCGGTCTTGATGACGTTGGCCCATTTCTTCGTCTCTGCGCGGATGTAGTCCTCGAAGGCCTTGGCCGTGCCGGGCGCGGGCTCCACGCCCAGGTTGCGCATCGCGGCCTGGATCTGTTCGTCTTTCAGGGCCGCGTTGATGTCCGCATTCAGGCGCGCGACGACGGGCGCCGGCGTGTCTGCTGGCGCCACCACGCCGAACCAGCCCGTGGAGTCGTAGCCCGGCAGGCCGGCCTCCGCCACCGTCGGGACGTCCGGCAGCAGGGGCAGGCGCTGCGGGCTGGTGACCGCAAAGGCGAGCAGCTTGCCGGCCTTGATTTGCTGCAACGCCGAGGGCAGGTCCACCACCGCCAGCGGAATCTGGCCCGCCATCGCGTCGACGGCCGCCGGCCCCGAGCCCCGGTAGGGCACCTCGACCAGTTTCACATCCGCCATCTGCGCGAAGAGCGCTGCCGACAGGTGCATGGCCGTGCCGTTGCCGCCGTGGCCGATCGAGAGCTTGCCCGGTTGCGCGCGTGCCAGCGCGAGCAGCTCGGCCTGCGTCTTCACGCCGATGGAGGGGTGGCCCACGATGACGAAGGGGATGGCCGCCAGCAGGCCCACCGGCTTGAAGTCCTTCTGCGCATCGAAGGGCATCTGTGCATAGAGGCTGCTGTTGGCCGAGAGCGCGCCCGCTGCGCCGACGCCCAGCGTGTAGCCGTCGCCCGGCGACTTCGCGACGGCCGTCAATCCGACGTTGCCGCCGGCGCCAGGTCGGTTGTCCACCACGACCGGCTGGCCCAGCCTGTCGTTGAGCTTCGGCACCAGCATGCGCACCACCGCATCGGCGCTGCCGCCCGGCGGGAAGGTGACGATCATGCGGATGGGCTTCTGGGGGAAATCCGCTGGCGCCTGGGCGCGCGCGGGCCCGGCGAGCAGCGCGGCAGTCCCGGCCAGCAGGACCAGGGCACGGGCAAGTGTCTTCATCGATGTTCCTCGTGATGTCTCCGGAAATGGATTGGACGGCATCGCCATTCATTCGTAAATCAATAAATTGCGAACGAAATATGATTTGAGCTGATGAATCCCGTCCCCAAGTTCAGCCCCACCATTCGCCAGCTGCGCGCATTCCTCGCGGTGCACCAGTTGCGCAAGCTCAGCGCGGCGGCCGAGAAGCTGTACGTCACGCAGTCGGCGGTCAGCATGCTGATCCGCCAGCTCGAGGAAGGGCTGGGCACGCGGCTCTTCGACCGCACCACGCGCTCGCTGCAGCCCACCGCCGCAGCCAACGAAATGCTGCCCGCGGCCGAGCGCATCCTGCGTGATGTGGATTCGCTCTCGGACGACTTCCGCGAGCTCGCGCAGCTGCAGCGCGGCCGTGTCTGCCTGGCGATCACGCCCACGCTCGCCTCCTTCCTGCTGCCGTCGGCGATCCGCGGCTTCGGCCAGGCGCATCCGGGCGTGCGGGTGGTGGTGGACGACTGCGCGCCCGACCAGTTCGTTTCGCGCATCATCGGCGAGCACGTGGACTTCGGCATCGGCACGCCCGAACGGCCGGGCGCCGAGGTCGAGACCGAG
Above is a window of Variovorax sp. RA8 DNA encoding:
- a CDS encoding LysR family transcriptional regulator, which translates into the protein MNPVPKFSPTIRQLRAFLAVHQLRKLSAAAEKLYVTQSAVSMLIRQLEEGLGTRLFDRTTRSLQPTAAANEMLPAAERILRDVDSLSDDFRELAQLQRGRVCLAITPTLASFLLPSAIRGFGQAHPGVRVVVDDCAPDQFVSRIIGEHVDFGIGTPERPGAEVETETLMRDHLSLVCARGHALAASARPVRWADLAGHPVITVRPGYGIRPLIDGTAAQAGVALDVVNEVSFLSTALWMTASGMGPSIMPSAFARAAGDETLVVRSLTAPRVSRDVFVVTKRGRSLSAASRSFIETLRQALNEG
- a CDS encoding Bug family tripartite tricarboxylate transporter substrate binding protein, translated to MKTLARALVLLAGTAALLAGPARAQAPADFPQKPIRMIVTFPPGGSADAVVRMLVPKLNDRLGQPVVVDNRPGAGGNVGLTAVAKSPGDGYTLGVGAAGALSANSSLYAQMPFDAQKDFKPVGLLAAIPFVIVGHPSIGVKTQAELLALARAQPGKLSIGHGGNGTAMHLSAALFAQMADVKLVEVPYRGSGPAAVDAMAGQIPLAVVDLPSALQQIKAGKLLAFAVTSPQRLPLLPDVPTVAEAGLPGYDSTGWFGVVAPADTPAPVVARLNADINAALKDEQIQAAMRNLGVEPAPGTAKAFEDYIRAETKKWANVIKTANIKLD